Proteins encoded in a region of the Streptomyces akebiae genome:
- a CDS encoding BadF/BadG/BcrA/BcrD ATPase family protein, with product MPDSRPVAVGIDVGGTKTHLRAVTGTESVADHIRTSRGWRPHDPAAATEWLATLVGEVLPAHTPPSAVAVGAHACETPRQCEGIRLALQQRLQVPCLVVGDAELLVPAAGFAQGVGLVAGTGSVAVGRSAAGASVQVGGWGAVLGDEGGAAGLVREACRAVWAAHDRGEAPDALADRLVAAFQVSEVPALGGALEAATAMSADWGRHAPAVFEAAEEGSTLAHRVISDGGRALASLVARLAARQVPVDDVVVAGGTILSRPALYSAFAEALADAVPSARPHVLQVPPVEGALALSRTLLRPVTR from the coding sequence GTGCCGGATTCAAGGCCCGTCGCGGTCGGTATCGACGTGGGCGGCACCAAGACCCATCTCCGTGCTGTCACGGGGACGGAGTCCGTCGCCGACCACATCCGTACCAGCCGTGGCTGGCGGCCGCACGACCCGGCGGCCGCGACCGAATGGCTGGCCACGCTGGTCGGGGAGGTGCTGCCCGCGCACACCCCTCCGTCCGCCGTGGCCGTCGGCGCCCATGCCTGCGAGACGCCCCGGCAGTGCGAGGGGATACGTCTCGCCCTCCAGCAACGGCTTCAGGTGCCGTGCCTGGTGGTGGGTGACGCCGAGCTGCTGGTCCCCGCCGCCGGTTTCGCGCAGGGGGTGGGGCTGGTCGCGGGCACCGGTTCGGTGGCCGTCGGCCGGTCCGCCGCCGGTGCTTCGGTGCAGGTCGGCGGCTGGGGCGCGGTTCTCGGCGACGAGGGCGGCGCCGCCGGCCTGGTCCGGGAGGCATGTCGCGCCGTCTGGGCCGCGCACGACCGGGGCGAGGCGCCCGACGCCCTCGCCGACCGGCTCGTCGCCGCCTTCCAGGTGAGCGAGGTACCGGCCCTGGGTGGGGCGTTGGAGGCCGCCACGGCCATGTCCGCCGACTGGGGCCGGCACGCGCCCGCGGTCTTCGAGGCCGCCGAGGAGGGCTCCACCCTCGCCCACCGGGTGATCTCCGACGGGGGCCGCGCACTCGCCTCGCTGGTGGCGCGGCTCGCCGCCCGCCAGGTCCCCGTCGACGACGTGGTGGTGGCCGGCGGGACGATCCTCTCCCGGCCCGCCCTGTACTCGGCATTCGCCGAAGCGCTCGCCGACGCTGTACCGTCCGCGCGACCGCATGTGCTTCAAGTGCCGCCGGTCGAAGGGGCGTTGGCACTCTCACGTACTCTCCTCCGACCGGTCACCCGCTGA
- a CDS encoding phosphatase PAP2 family protein, with protein MPSSAGHHTLNRRVFLRNSLGVSAGLIAAPALANLWQASEAKAATAFAAFVDDYTTNTTANLTPETNAVVRALGGFAEIWKTGDAWNTGAPLLPEILRANVRYSERVTARRTDAQAREAFITDRQHQSYSVISGLGPLAELYRTGAMAVTAITSAPDGTPSGKISDSVPADAPTGSANGAGSTSSALGKVAELVNTVRGPFASSNPAKFSYQYPRPWRMNENSEVVDTGRTDEFGFPVYDSAVVVAPQLLRQRGEDAATDGGFPSGHTNALHLAALAYAYAVPERFQEMVTRAFEASHDRIVSGMHSALDVVGGRVMATALAAAALADPRNAELKAAARRQAAAYFQAKTGTTADTLFAYAHSAGTDTDPYADRAANERLVEPKLTYVLPRHGKSRDLTVPKGAEVLLETRLPYLDAAQRREVLRTTALPSGYVLLDGWEQWGRLNLFAAADGYGALDADVTVTLDASLGGFHAADTWRNDIDGPGGLVKKGGGTLTLAGANRYTGGTVVEAGVLAAGSKEAFGRGDVRVNGGTLVTGDHTVRVRGGYAQAGVLDVTLDRGADAALVVDGRAVLERGSKLVVRFDAEQAPRSGSTVAVIGARSLQGRFAEVSVAVDGWTAEQVFTAHGVAVRLRKK; from the coding sequence ATGCCGTCATCTGCCGGGCACCACACGCTCAACCGCCGTGTCTTCCTCAGGAACTCCCTCGGCGTCTCGGCCGGCCTGATCGCCGCTCCGGCCCTCGCGAACCTCTGGCAGGCCTCCGAGGCGAAGGCCGCCACCGCGTTCGCCGCGTTCGTCGACGACTACACGACCAACACCACGGCGAACCTCACCCCCGAGACCAACGCCGTGGTCCGGGCCCTCGGCGGCTTCGCCGAGATCTGGAAGACCGGCGACGCCTGGAACACCGGCGCCCCGCTGCTGCCGGAGATCCTGCGCGCCAACGTGCGCTACAGCGAGCGCGTCACCGCCCGCCGGACGGATGCGCAGGCACGTGAGGCGTTCATCACCGACCGGCAGCACCAGAGCTACTCGGTGATCAGCGGTCTCGGCCCCCTCGCCGAGCTGTACAGAACGGGCGCCATGGCGGTCACCGCGATCACCTCCGCGCCGGACGGCACGCCATCGGGCAAGATCAGCGACTCCGTCCCCGCCGACGCTCCCACCGGATCGGCGAACGGCGCCGGCTCGACCAGTTCCGCGCTCGGGAAGGTGGCCGAACTCGTCAACACCGTGCGCGGGCCGTTCGCGTCGAGCAACCCCGCCAAGTTCTCCTACCAGTACCCCCGGCCCTGGCGCATGAACGAGAACAGCGAGGTCGTCGACACCGGACGGACCGACGAGTTCGGGTTCCCGGTGTACGACTCCGCCGTCGTCGTCGCCCCCCAGCTGCTGCGGCAGCGCGGCGAGGACGCGGCCACGGACGGCGGCTTCCCCAGCGGGCACACCAACGCCCTCCACCTGGCCGCTCTGGCCTACGCGTACGCCGTACCGGAGCGCTTCCAGGAGATGGTGACCCGCGCCTTCGAAGCGAGCCACGACCGGATCGTCTCGGGTATGCACTCCGCGCTCGACGTCGTCGGCGGTCGCGTCATGGCCACGGCCCTGGCCGCCGCCGCCCTCGCCGACCCCAGGAACGCCGAGCTGAAGGCGGCCGCACGCCGACAGGCCGCCGCATACTTCCAGGCGAAGACGGGCACCACCGCCGACACACTGTTCGCCTACGCGCACTCGGCCGGAACCGATACGGACCCGTACGCCGACCGGGCGGCCAACGAGCGCCTGGTCGAGCCGAAGCTGACGTACGTACTGCCGCGGCACGGCAAGTCCCGGGACCTGACCGTGCCGAAGGGCGCCGAGGTCCTGCTGGAGACGCGGCTGCCGTACCTCGACGCGGCGCAGCGCCGTGAGGTGCTGCGCACGACCGCGCTGCCGTCCGGCTATGTGCTGCTGGACGGGTGGGAGCAGTGGGGCCGGCTCAACCTGTTCGCGGCGGCGGACGGCTACGGTGCCCTCGACGCCGATGTCACCGTCACGCTGGACGCGTCCCTCGGCGGCTTCCACGCGGCCGACACCTGGCGCAACGACATCGACGGCCCGGGTGGGCTCGTCAAGAAGGGCGGCGGCACGCTCACGCTGGCCGGCGCCAACCGGTACACGGGCGGCACGGTCGTGGAGGCCGGTGTCCTCGCGGCGGGCTCGAAGGAGGCGTTCGGGCGCGGTGACGTCCGGGTGAACGGCGGCACGCTGGTCACCGGCGACCACACCGTCCGGGTGCGCGGCGGCTACGCGCAGGCCGGTGTCCTCGACGTGACGCTGGACCGGGGCGCCGACGCCGCCCTCGTGGTGGACGGACGGGCGGTCCTGGAGCGGGGCAGCAAGCTTGTCGTCCGCTTCGACGCCGAGCAGGCGCCGCGTTCCGGCAGCACGGTCGCGGTCATCGGGGCACGGTCCCTCCAGGGCCGGTTCGCGGAGGTCTCCGTGGCCGTCGACGGCTGGACGGCCGAGCAGGTCTTCACGGCGCACGGGGTGGCGGTGCGCCTGCGCAAGAAGTGA
- a CDS encoding sensor histidine kinase, which translates to MNLVLDTKASPGGGPGRPGRPAGAGCVHVGGVVALLLACGADVLLLTAEDTAHLWPRLLPLAVGLAAVLWPEHRRPDWLTPQVRAGVPALAVLASVGVLLLMRETGGFGPGQPAVLLCLLVVAVRTCPPGWAPACGLLDGLALVTLPLPYFVVEPDDSLIGVTLLLVLLAGIAAAVAAYLRTLDNRRTQVVTETRRAERLAMAADLHDFVAHHVTGILVQTQVARMMAASEPERSEMGVPPDEVWGSLDPVLAGIERAATEALASMRRTVGVLRDHEEETGPADRRPVGDLAGLDELVRGFDGVGGVDGRRAVLRHDPSVPDDLPHEVQAAAFRVVQEALTNVRRHAADATEVTVDLRHGRGGLEVVVRDDGRGAARLPDAARGGGFGLVGLTERVTALGGRIQARPRADGPGWEVAAVLPSAPRSRLPG; encoded by the coding sequence GTGAACCTCGTGCTCGACACCAAGGCATCCCCGGGTGGCGGCCCCGGCCGACCGGGGCGCCCGGCCGGAGCGGGCTGTGTACACGTCGGCGGCGTCGTGGCCCTCCTCCTGGCCTGCGGAGCCGACGTCCTCCTCCTGACGGCGGAGGACACCGCCCATCTGTGGCCGCGCCTGCTCCCTCTGGCCGTGGGGCTCGCGGCGGTGCTGTGGCCCGAGCACCGCCGACCGGACTGGCTGACGCCCCAGGTCCGCGCGGGCGTCCCCGCACTGGCCGTCCTGGCGAGCGTCGGGGTCCTGCTCCTGATGCGGGAGACGGGCGGCTTCGGCCCGGGACAACCGGCCGTGCTGCTGTGTCTGCTGGTGGTGGCCGTCCGCACCTGCCCGCCCGGCTGGGCGCCGGCCTGCGGACTCCTCGACGGTCTCGCCCTGGTCACGCTTCCGCTGCCGTACTTCGTCGTCGAGCCGGACGACAGCCTCATCGGCGTGACCCTGCTCCTGGTGCTGCTGGCCGGGATCGCGGCCGCCGTCGCCGCTTATCTGCGCACCCTCGACAACCGGCGGACCCAGGTCGTCACCGAGACCCGCCGGGCGGAGCGCCTCGCCATGGCCGCGGACCTGCACGACTTCGTCGCCCACCATGTCACCGGGATCCTGGTCCAGACCCAGGTCGCCCGGATGATGGCCGCCTCCGAACCCGAGCGAAGCGAGATGGGGGTACCCCCGGACGAAGTCTGGGGGAGCCTCGATCCCGTCCTCGCGGGCATCGAGCGCGCCGCGACCGAGGCGCTGGCCTCCATGCGCCGCACGGTCGGTGTGCTGCGCGACCACGAGGAGGAGACCGGGCCCGCCGACCGGCGCCCGGTGGGCGATCTGGCGGGCCTCGACGAACTGGTGCGCGGCTTCGACGGCGTCGGCGGTGTCGACGGCCGCCGCGCCGTGCTGCGCCACGACCCTTCCGTCCCCGACGACCTGCCGCACGAGGTGCAGGCCGCCGCCTTCCGCGTGGTGCAGGAGGCCTTGACGAACGTCCGCCGGCACGCCGCCGACGCCACCGAGGTCACCGTCGACCTCCGCCACGGGCGCGGTGGACTGGAGGTCGTGGTCCGCGACGACGGACGCGGCGCCGCCCGGCTGCCGGATGCGGCCCGGGGCGGAGGCTTCGGACTGGTCGGCCTCACGGAACGGGTCACCGCGCTCGGCGGCCGTATCCAGGCCCGGCCGCGCGCGGACGGCCCCGGCTGGGAGGTGGCCGCCGTGCTCCCGAGCGCCCCCCGGAGCCGCCTGCCGGGCTGA
- a CDS encoding peptidoglycan-binding domain-containing protein: MSKPPEPGRTAKRPTIEPTYVMRRRRTEALAELLREFEQFKGANGPDDEYETVAVPPTPASVPTPPPPPSAPPPAATPAPEPKPAPERILPRTEYETEELPPVMVGEDFGSDTVPRDEGHRRRQRRRPAPGDGSGLKRAAVIVGVGAAALLGFGAALLLPGGDTEKEARAVTPSATPSAPATSAPAPDDGADPDGPGTLREGDSGPEVSELQQRLLRIPNVYDNGSTSGQYDVVLKEAVARFQLWYGIRGDETGVYGNDTRQDLESRTTL, encoded by the coding sequence GTGTCGAAACCGCCCGAACCGGGCCGGACGGCGAAGCGTCCCACGATCGAGCCGACCTACGTCATGCGCCGGCGCAGGACCGAGGCCCTGGCCGAGCTGCTGCGTGAGTTCGAGCAGTTCAAGGGAGCCAACGGCCCCGACGACGAGTACGAGACCGTCGCCGTACCCCCCACCCCGGCATCGGTTCCGACACCGCCGCCACCGCCGTCGGCACCGCCCCCGGCGGCGACGCCCGCACCGGAGCCGAAGCCCGCCCCCGAGCGGATCCTGCCCCGGACGGAGTACGAGACCGAGGAACTCCCCCCGGTCATGGTCGGCGAGGACTTCGGCTCGGACACGGTCCCGCGCGACGAGGGACACCGGCGTCGGCAGCGACGGCGGCCGGCCCCCGGCGACGGATCCGGCCTCAAGCGCGCCGCCGTGATCGTCGGCGTCGGCGCGGCGGCCCTGCTGGGCTTCGGCGCCGCCCTGCTCCTGCCCGGCGGCGACACGGAGAAGGAGGCTCGCGCCGTCACCCCGAGCGCGACCCCGTCGGCCCCCGCGACCTCGGCGCCGGCCCCGGACGACGGCGCCGACCCGGACGGCCCCGGCACCCTCCGCGAGGGCGACAGCGGCCCCGAGGTCTCCGAACTCCAGCAACGGCTGCTGCGCATCCCGAACGTGTACGACAACGGCTCCACCTCGGGGCAGTACGACGTCGTACTCAAGGAAGCCGTGGCGCGCTTCCAGCTCTGGTACGGAATCCGGGGCGACGAAACGGGCGTCTACGGCAACGACACCCGCCAGGACCTCGAATCCCGCACCACCCTCTAG
- a CDS encoding SpoIIE family protein phosphatase, which translates to MVTKASGASRAATAGEAMAVVDARGLVAGWSEGARRLTGYTAEEVTGRPADALVDGDAVAVWRTLLTHGDAVVDLRYRDGRRQKVALRICPVRGAAGERRRFVVQAAPDLTERGLGELAFSQASMSMSVFDTGQRYLRMNDWACQVMGQPEEEFRHRYFPDTVEDAEHSRGFLRHLEIVVETGQPVRYESWTRSPSGRRMHAWTSEMWPVRDPSGELIGTALAAFDSSEQFWARQRLALLNEAAGSIGTKLDVVQTARELAELVVPRLADFASVDLLESVLQGEEPEMVPVDGGVELRRTAHHSRTPGVPEAAIGLGSADVYPPTSPPARALFTGSPALARTGDDALDSWFARHGARSAKLQQAADHDLSLMAVPLVARGTTLGVAILVRLLTPEHPDAFDQEDVSLAEELASRAAVCVDNARRYTKERTTALALQRSLLPKTVGGQAAVEFASRYLPALSQAGVGGDWFDVIPLSGTRVALVVGDVVGHGIHASVTMGRLRTAVWALADVDLPPDELLTHLDDLVEHLAAGDGTGDGEIGATCLYAVYDPVDRSCSIASAGHVPPVVVRPDGSVQVVEVAAGPMLGVGGLPFEARELEVPEGSVLALYTDGLVEARDRDVDTGTAALCAALAGPADSLERVCDTVLKALLPETPADDVALLLARTRALDAEQVAVWNLTDDPALVANARKLATDQLNRWGLEEAVFVTELVVSELVTNAIRYGGAPIQLRLIRDRTLICEVSDASSTSPHLRRARSFDEGGRGLLLVAQLTDRWGSRPSGAGKTIWAEQALPPAL; encoded by the coding sequence ATGGTGACGAAGGCGTCCGGCGCGTCGCGGGCTGCCACGGCCGGTGAGGCGATGGCGGTGGTCGACGCGCGCGGCCTCGTCGCGGGGTGGAGCGAGGGTGCCCGGCGGCTCACCGGCTACACCGCCGAGGAGGTGACCGGAAGGCCGGCCGACGCCCTGGTGGACGGGGACGCGGTCGCGGTCTGGCGGACGCTGCTGACACACGGCGACGCGGTGGTGGACCTGCGCTACCGGGACGGGCGACGGCAGAAGGTCGCGCTGCGGATCTGCCCGGTGCGGGGCGCGGCGGGAGAGCGGCGGCGGTTCGTCGTCCAGGCCGCGCCCGACCTCACCGAGCGGGGCCTCGGTGAGCTGGCCTTCAGTCAGGCGTCGATGTCCATGTCGGTCTTCGACACCGGGCAGCGGTACCTCCGGATGAACGACTGGGCGTGCCAGGTCATGGGGCAGCCCGAGGAGGAGTTCCGGCACCGGTACTTTCCCGACACCGTGGAGGACGCCGAGCACAGCCGGGGCTTCCTGCGCCATCTGGAGATCGTGGTGGAGACCGGACAGCCGGTCCGTTACGAGAGCTGGACCCGTTCGCCCTCCGGCCGGCGCATGCACGCCTGGACCTCCGAGATGTGGCCGGTGCGTGACCCCTCCGGAGAGCTGATCGGCACCGCGCTCGCCGCGTTCGACAGCAGCGAGCAGTTCTGGGCACGCCAGCGCCTGGCCCTGCTGAACGAGGCGGCCGGGTCCATCGGCACCAAACTCGACGTCGTCCAGACCGCCCGCGAACTCGCCGAACTGGTCGTACCCCGGCTCGCCGATTTCGCCAGCGTCGACCTCCTGGAGTCCGTGCTCCAGGGCGAGGAACCCGAGATGGTCCCCGTGGACGGAGGTGTGGAACTGCGCCGGACCGCGCATCACTCCCGTACGCCGGGTGTCCCGGAGGCGGCGATCGGCCTGGGCTCCGCCGATGTCTACCCGCCCACCTCGCCGCCCGCCCGTGCCCTGTTCACCGGGTCCCCCGCGCTCGCCCGCACCGGCGACGACGCCCTCGACTCCTGGTTCGCCCGGCACGGCGCCCGCTCCGCCAAACTCCAGCAGGCCGCGGACCACGACCTCTCCCTGATGGCCGTACCGCTGGTCGCGCGCGGCACCACCCTCGGTGTCGCCATCCTCGTCCGGCTCCTGACCCCCGAGCATCCCGACGCCTTCGACCAGGAAGACGTGTCGCTCGCCGAGGAACTCGCCAGCCGGGCGGCCGTCTGCGTCGACAACGCCCGCCGCTACACGAAGGAGAGGACTACGGCGCTGGCGCTCCAGCGCAGCCTGCTGCCGAAGACGGTCGGCGGCCAGGCGGCCGTCGAGTTCGCCTCCCGCTATCTGCCGGCCCTGTCGCAGGCCGGGGTGGGCGGCGACTGGTTCGACGTGATCCCGCTGTCCGGGACCCGGGTGGCGCTGGTCGTCGGCGACGTCGTGGGCCACGGCATCCACGCCTCCGTCACCATGGGCCGGCTGCGCACGGCCGTGTGGGCGCTCGCCGACGTCGACCTGCCGCCCGACGAGCTCCTCACCCATCTGGACGACCTGGTCGAGCACCTCGCGGCCGGCGACGGCACGGGGGACGGGGAGATCGGCGCGACCTGCCTGTACGCGGTCTACGACCCGGTGGACCGCAGCTGCTCGATCGCCTCGGCCGGGCATGTGCCGCCCGTGGTGGTGCGGCCCGACGGCAGCGTCCAGGTCGTCGAGGTGGCGGCCGGGCCGATGCTCGGCGTCGGCGGCCTCCCGTTCGAGGCGAGGGAGCTGGAGGTGCCCGAGGGCTCGGTCCTCGCGCTCTACACCGACGGCCTGGTCGAGGCCCGGGACCGTGACGTCGACACGGGAACCGCCGCCCTGTGCGCCGCGCTGGCGGGACCGGCGGACAGTCTGGAGCGCGTCTGCGACACCGTGCTGAAGGCACTGCTCCCCGAGACCCCGGCCGACGACGTGGCCCTGCTGCTCGCGCGCACCCGCGCCCTCGACGCGGAACAGGTCGCCGTCTGGAACCTCACCGACGACCCGGCGCTGGTCGCCAACGCGCGCAAGCTCGCCACCGACCAGCTCAACCGCTGGGGCCTGGAGGAGGCCGTCTTCGTCACCGAACTCGTGGTCAGCGAACTCGTCACCAACGCCATCCGCTACGGCGGCGCCCCCATCCAGCTGCGCCTGATCCGCGACCGCACCCTCATCTGCGAGGTCTCCGACGCCAGCAGCACCTCACCGCATCTGCGCCGGGCCCGCAGCTTCGACGAGGGGGGCCGCGGCCTGCTCCTGGTCGCCCAGCTCACCGACCGCTGGGGCAGCCGTCCGAGTGGCGCGGGCAAGACCATCTGGGCGGAGCAGGCCCTGCCCCCGGCTCTGTGA
- a CDS encoding ABC transporter substrate-binding protein, with translation MTTVGVRRSRRLGRGGVRRLVPLVAGVSAAALLLSACGGGESDSGGTSKSLTFWISTVPGQDAGWKKMVAQYEKETGVKVKLVNIPYDGYATKLRNSAQANSLPDVAAVPALDPIWSNKLIDLSDIANNKTNKINANFVAKDSSGKVLSIPSDVTASGMFINKSLFEKAGVDYPTSPDKTWTWDEFIKAANEVREKTDAKYSLTFDQSPSRLRAMVYEMGGKYVHADDSGKFSVDAATKKAVKTFVGWNDDKTMPKSVWTSGADPSAMFQSGDVVAYWSGVWQVAAYSESITKFEWASVPTPAQPVQASDVNSGGMTVGFNNNADAAAAAKKFLSWLYEPDHYKTLCETSGFLPVESGLNPEYPFKSEAAQAAFKLYNESIPLYDPISGYFNSAQTNWVLKGKSLADDPTKAELGKAINGEQSSDKALQNIVDGYNTQVGG, from the coding sequence ATGACCACTGTGGGTGTGCGGCGCTCCCGCCGACTCGGCCGCGGCGGTGTGCGCCGCCTGGTTCCCCTCGTTGCCGGTGTCTCGGCGGCCGCCCTGCTGCTCTCCGCCTGTGGAGGAGGGGAATCCGACTCGGGCGGTACCTCCAAGTCGCTGACGTTCTGGATCTCCACGGTTCCGGGGCAGGACGCCGGCTGGAAGAAGATGGTGGCGCAGTACGAGAAGGAGACCGGCGTCAAGGTCAAGCTGGTCAACATCCCCTACGACGGCTACGCGACGAAGCTGCGCAACTCCGCGCAGGCGAACTCGCTGCCCGACGTCGCGGCCGTGCCGGCGCTGGACCCGATCTGGTCGAACAAGCTGATCGACCTCAGCGACATCGCCAACAACAAGACGAACAAGATCAACGCCAACTTCGTCGCCAAGGACTCGTCCGGGAAGGTGCTGTCCATCCCCTCGGACGTCACCGCGTCCGGCATGTTCATCAACAAGTCGCTCTTCGAGAAGGCCGGCGTCGACTATCCGACCTCGCCCGACAAGACCTGGACCTGGGACGAGTTCATCAAGGCCGCGAACGAGGTCCGGGAGAAGACCGACGCCAAGTACTCCCTGACCTTCGACCAGTCGCCGTCCCGGCTGCGCGCCATGGTCTACGAGATGGGCGGCAAGTACGTCCACGCCGACGACTCCGGCAAGTTCTCGGTGGACGCGGCGACCAAGAAGGCCGTGAAGACCTTCGTCGGATGGAACGACGACAAGACCATGCCGAAGTCGGTGTGGACCAGCGGCGCCGACCCGTCGGCCATGTTCCAGAGCGGTGACGTCGTCGCCTACTGGTCCGGCGTGTGGCAGGTCGCCGCCTACTCGGAGAGCATCACGAAGTTCGAGTGGGCGAGCGTCCCGACCCCCGCCCAGCCGGTGCAGGCCAGTGACGTCAACAGCGGTGGCATGACGGTCGGCTTCAACAACAACGCCGACGCGGCCGCCGCCGCGAAGAAGTTCCTGTCCTGGCTGTACGAGCCCGACCACTACAAGACGCTGTGCGAGACCTCCGGCTTCCTGCCGGTCGAGAGCGGTCTGAACCCGGAGTACCCCTTCAAGTCCGAGGCGGCGCAGGCGGCGTTCAAGCTCTACAACGAGTCCATCCCGCTCTACGACCCGATCTCCGGCTACTTCAACAGCGCGCAGACGAACTGGGTGCTGAAGGGCAAGAGCCTCGCCGACGACCCGACCAAGGCGGAGCTCGGCAAGGCGATCAACGGCGAGCAGTCGTCCGACAAGGCCCTGCAGAACATCGTCGACGGCTACAACACGCAGGTCGGCGGCTGA
- a CDS encoding ABC transporter ATP-binding protein — MSTVLAGNGLVKKYGPTTALAGVDVAVAERESLAIMGPSGSGKSTLLHTLAGIIRPDDGQVLLRGERIDHWGENRLSALRRKRFGFVFQFGQLLPELPAEENVALPLMLEGVPRRQAVQRARRWFAPLGLAGLEHRRPGQLSGGQAQRVAIARALAVEPDVVFADEPTGALDQATGEEVIRLLTSVTRDQGACLVMVTHDAEVAAHCDRVVQVRDGRIAGHSQYTVA, encoded by the coding sequence ATGAGCACCGTCCTGGCCGGCAACGGCCTCGTCAAGAAGTACGGCCCCACCACCGCGCTGGCCGGCGTGGACGTGGCGGTCGCCGAGCGTGAGTCCCTCGCCATCATGGGCCCGTCCGGCTCCGGCAAGTCGACCCTCCTCCACACCCTCGCCGGCATCATCCGCCCCGACGACGGCCAGGTGCTGCTGCGTGGCGAGCGCATCGACCACTGGGGCGAGAACAGGCTGAGCGCACTGCGCCGCAAGCGGTTCGGGTTCGTCTTCCAGTTCGGCCAGTTGCTGCCCGAGCTGCCCGCCGAGGAGAACGTCGCGCTCCCGCTGATGCTGGAGGGCGTACCGCGCCGCCAGGCGGTGCAGCGCGCACGCCGCTGGTTCGCCCCGCTGGGCCTCGCGGGTCTGGAGCACCGGCGGCCCGGCCAGCTCTCCGGCGGCCAGGCCCAGCGCGTCGCCATCGCCCGCGCCCTCGCCGTGGAGCCCGATGTCGTCTTCGCCGACGAGCCCACGGGCGCCCTCGACCAGGCCACCGGCGAGGAGGTCATCCGTCTCCTCACCTCGGTCACCCGCGACCAGGGCGCCTGTCTCGTCATGGTCACGCACGACGCCGAGGTGGCCGCCCACTGCGACCGCGTCGTCCAGGTACGGGACGGCCGGATCGCCGGCCACAGCCAGTACACGGTCGCATAG
- a CDS encoding ROK family protein, with protein sequence MQLSESARAVFAVLAASSTATRPQLATGARLSKPTVSTAVAELEAAGLAAHSGTLNGGTGRSAAVYDLGPAAGAVLAVDLGPSVTRVRVCALDGTLLAEGTGLRADTVDVVADALSGLPPGAPLRAIVVAVGDVTVQSREGTAVRPATAKAGPIFDALTVALPPGVPVHVENNVNCAALAELHEGAARGRDTFGYLRIGVGIGLGVVIGGQVLRGANGAAGEVARLPYPWDADREPRHEGLEAHIGAGSLLRRAADAWQGVNGVCPDTVDGLFALADEGHATACAVVGRHAADVGRLAAAATAVLDPGLIVLGGAVGSKPRLLPGVRAELARLSWPTEVVSSALGDSGTVVGASRLAVARGIQTVTGGAGVKH encoded by the coding sequence ATGCAACTGAGCGAGAGCGCCCGCGCCGTCTTCGCCGTACTGGCCGCGTCGAGCACCGCCACCCGCCCTCAACTGGCCACCGGGGCGCGCCTTTCCAAGCCGACCGTCTCCACCGCCGTGGCCGAGCTGGAGGCCGCCGGACTCGCCGCCCACTCCGGCACGCTCAACGGCGGAACCGGCAGGTCGGCGGCCGTATACGACCTCGGTCCCGCCGCCGGCGCGGTCCTCGCCGTCGACCTCGGCCCCAGCGTCACCCGGGTCCGGGTCTGCGCCCTGGACGGCACCCTGCTGGCCGAGGGCACCGGCCTGCGGGCGGACACCGTCGACGTGGTCGCCGACGCCCTCTCCGGGCTGCCGCCCGGGGCGCCGCTGCGCGCCATCGTCGTCGCGGTCGGCGATGTCACCGTCCAGAGCCGGGAGGGCACGGCCGTCCGCCCCGCCACCGCCAAGGCGGGCCCCATCTTCGACGCCCTGACCGTGGCACTCCCGCCCGGTGTGCCCGTGCACGTCGAGAACAACGTGAACTGCGCCGCCCTGGCCGAGCTGCACGAAGGCGCGGCCCGCGGCCGGGACACCTTCGGCTATCTGCGGATCGGCGTCGGCATCGGTCTCGGTGTCGTCATCGGAGGCCAGGTGCTGCGCGGCGCGAACGGCGCCGCGGGTGAGGTGGCCCGGCTGCCCTACCCGTGGGACGCGGACCGGGAGCCCCGCCACGAGGGCCTGGAGGCGCACATCGGAGCGGGTTCCCTGCTGCGCCGGGCGGCGGACGCCTGGCAGGGCGTGAACGGCGTGTGCCCGGACACCGTCGACGGGCTGTTCGCGCTGGCCGACGAGGGACACGCCACGGCCTGTGCCGTCGTGGGCCGGCACGCCGCCGACGTGGGCAGACTCGCCGCCGCAGCGACCGCCGTCCTGGATCCCGGCCTGATCGTGCTGGGCGGCGCCGTCGGCTCGAAACCCCGGCTCCTGCCCGGCGTACGGGCCGAACTGGCCCGCCTGAGCTGGCCCACCGAGGTCGTGAGCAGTGCGCTCGGCGACAGCGGCACCGTCGTGGGGGCCAGTCGCCTGGCCGTGGCCCGGGGAATCCAAACCGTGACCGGAGGCGCGGGGGTGAAGCATTGA